One genomic region from Xylocopa sonorina isolate GNS202 chromosome 8, iyXylSono1_principal, whole genome shotgun sequence encodes:
- the LOC143425936 gene encoding uncharacterized protein LOC143425936 — MDELGEPMDVEVVSATDDCKVVDSEETYVKPFNSNNVQVPEVQLDSRYENRGGTFTTGIDIFSKEEKLKMEERAKRFGLTDKVKSSLSNQEQDLYSSMGIVEDNENTKNIRLNVIHMRGTEEMSTKDVFKYFEDYAPASIEWINDVSCNVVWLDNLSAARAMLGLSKKIVGLEKQRCAKALDGNTDEENSRTNDDCAIEMDDDHETANTTKEIGEDYISIKDINCPLPPGLWRKGIDYPKSKTIFLRFATRADKKQPNAEKMSEYYKKYGNPNFGGIKGILTESRKRMYKQIKQSKRRFKEEPQDDVKDRKRAKNPWGALSESWGLNDAVENDFATKNEPKDQERSVKERLGVRCPRRETTPVEEQRSSSSSDSEGEWCRRSKVLRMRMHADDEEEKIHKRRAKLRQQTLLNNLNRGNDLRSRLGKLRKGTQFRDAIQVVVTNTNATKSNSLKLHDSEEEDGEIIEDNESQEKEEGEWQGSEEEERGNNEEEDYSDEDSDKPAKEVQGPKGSVIKVVQHKPRLASTVWARLNNIKSEVSDNFVKDRQSRIQDLRSTLKGGDLRSRIGNHTRGRSPLRIEVKNDKYAEESETE; from the exons ATGGATGAATTGGGCGAACCTATGGATGTGGAAGTGGTCTCGGCGACTGATGATTGTAAAGTTGTTGACTCTGAGGAAACCTATGTAAAACCGTTCAATTCCAACAATGTGCAAGTGCCAGAG GTGCAATTGGACAGCCGCTATGAGAATCGCGGTGGTACTTTTACGACCGGCATAGATATATTCAGTAAGGAAGAGAAATTGAAGATGGAGGAGCGAGCTAAGCGTTTCGGATTGACGGATAAAGTGAAAAGTAGTTTGTCGAATCAAGAGCAAGACTTGTACTCTAG TATGGGCATTGTGGAAGATAATGagaatacaaaaaatattagaCTAAATGTAATACATATGAGAGGAACAGAAGAAATGAGCACCAAAGATGTTTTCAAATATTTTGAAGACTATGCTCCAGCTTCCATTGAATGGATTAACGATGTTTCTT GTAATGTAGTATGGTTAGATAATTTGTCTGCGGCAAGAGCTATGTTGGGGTTGTCAAAAAAAATTGTTGGTTTGGAGAAGCAGAGATGCGCGAAAGCGCTCGACGGAAACACGGACGAAGAAAACAGTAGAACTAACGACGATTGTGCCATCGAAATGGATGATGACCATGAAACTGCTAATACTACAAAAGAGATAGGAGAAGACTATATAAGCATCAAGGACATTAATTGTCCATTACCTCCTGGTTTATGGAGAAAGGGTATAGATTATCCGAAATCTAAAACGATATTCCTGAGGTTTGCCACTAGGGCAGATAAGAAGCAACCAAATGCAGAAAAAATGAgcgaatattataaaaaatatgGAAATCCTAATTTTGGAG GCATTAAAGGAATTTTGACCGAATCCCGCAAACGAAtgtacaaacaaattaaacaaagtAAAAGACGATTTAAAGAAGAGCCTCAAGACGATGTTAAAGATAGGAAACGCGCGAAGAATCCGTGGGGTGCGTTATCGGAAAGTTGGGGACTCAATGATGCTGTAGAAAATGATTTTGCCACTAAAAACGAGCCTAAAGACCAAGAACGTAGTGTGAAAGAAAGATTAGGTGTAAGGTGTCCTCGGAGAGAAACAACGCCAGTCGAAGAACAGCGAAGTAGCTCGAGCAGCGATAGCGAGGGCGAATGGTGCAGAAGGAGTAAAGTATTACGAATGCGTATGCATGCGGACGACGAAGAGGAAAAAATACATAAGCGACGCGCGAAGCTTCGACAACAA ACGTTGTTGAACAATTTAAATAGAGGCAATGATTTGCGATCAAGACTGGGCAAATTAAGGAAAGGAACGCAGTTCCGCGACGCAATTCAAGTAGTAGTAACGAATACAAACGCAACAAAATCGAATTCATTAAAACTTCATGATTCAGAG GAGGAAGACGGTGAAATAATAGAAGATAACGAAAGCCAAGAAAAGGAAGAAGGCGAGTGGCAAGGGTCCGAGGAAGAAGAGCGGGGAAACAATGAGGAAGAAGACTACAGCGACGAGGACAGTGATAAACCAGCGAAAGAAGTTCAAGGACCTAAGGGCAGTGTGATAAAAGTAGTTCAACACAAACCACGCCTTGCTTCTACGGTTTGGGCGAGATTGAACAATATAAAGAGCGAAGTCAGCGATAATTTTGTCAAAGACAG GCAATCAAGAATACAAGATTTAAGAAGTACGCTAAAAGGAGGTGACCTGCGATCTCGAATCGGAAACCATACAAGAGGTCGGTCCCCTTTAAGGATAGAAGTGAAAAATGACAAATACGCGGAGGAAAGTGAAACGGAATAA